From Psychroflexus torquis ATCC 700755, the proteins below share one genomic window:
- a CDS encoding sensor histidine kinase, with the protein MKKPLIPDNEVERLKDLQSHQLLDDLPDEDYDLITKLASDICGTSISLITLIDSKKQVFKSMQGIDLKETSRDIAFCAHAINTPEKLLIVNDATLDERFKENPLVTKDPKIAFYAGMPLMSKEGYALGTLCVFDHKPKVLSASQIQALKSLAKLVERLFESRKKSLELEKVYSQLEVQKNQTEEVAYSIAHDLKNPLDSIQGFLELLQIDTGTSLGEEALQYINYATQSTHKMTGLIYEILAFAKLTSQKNVIERVDVEPIIESIIDLNLPIIKSNTIAINYSKLPKIHTSKTSFSIVLRNLIGNAIKYRSKVKPLVIEIKIENESDQWVIHISDNGLGIKESNLDKIFRPFYKEDSQSDAGVGMGLAVCKKIILNLGGDIWVTSKPGSGSTFSFNLLKQV; encoded by the coding sequence ATGAAAAAGCCACTGATTCCAGATAATGAAGTAGAACGCTTAAAAGATTTACAAAGTCACCAATTACTTGATGATCTTCCAGATGAAGATTATGATTTGATTACAAAACTAGCTTCAGACATTTGTGGTACTTCAATATCACTTATCACATTAATTGATTCCAAAAAGCAAGTCTTTAAATCTATGCAAGGAATAGACTTGAAGGAAACCTCAAGAGATATAGCTTTCTGCGCACACGCTATTAATACTCCAGAAAAATTACTTATTGTCAATGATGCTACTTTAGATGAAAGATTTAAAGAAAACCCCTTAGTTACAAAAGACCCGAAAATTGCTTTTTATGCGGGCATGCCTCTTATGAGTAAAGAAGGCTATGCCTTAGGTACGCTTTGTGTTTTCGATCACAAACCTAAAGTTTTATCTGCATCACAAATACAAGCCCTCAAATCTCTTGCAAAACTTGTAGAACGCCTCTTTGAGTCTCGTAAGAAATCTTTAGAGTTAGAAAAAGTCTATTCTCAATTGGAAGTTCAAAAGAATCAAACCGAAGAAGTTGCATATTCTATAGCTCATGATCTTAAAAACCCTTTAGATAGCATTCAGGGATTTTTAGAACTATTACAAATTGATACAGGAACAAGTCTTGGTGAAGAGGCTTTGCAATACATCAACTACGCCACACAAAGCACTCATAAAATGACAGGGCTTATCTATGAGATACTTGCTTTTGCCAAATTGACTTCACAGAAAAATGTCATTGAGCGTGTAGATGTAGAGCCAATTATTGAAAGTATTATAGATCTTAATCTACCAATTATCAAATCTAACACTATTGCCATAAACTATTCTAAACTTCCTAAAATTCATACCTCTAAAACTTCATTTTCAATAGTCTTACGGAATTTAATAGGTAATGCTATAAAGTACAGATCTAAAGTAAAACCTTTAGTCATTGAAATAAAGATCGAGAATGAGTCTGATCAATGGGTTATTCATATTTCTGATAATGGTTTGGGTATAAAAGAATCCAATCTAGATAAAATCTTTAGACCCTTCTACAAGGAAGACTCCCAAAGCGATGCTGGAGTAGGGATGGGGCTAGCTGTTTGTAAAAAAATTATTTTAAACCTAGGAGGTGACATCTGGGTAACTTCTAAACCAGGAAGCGGAAGTACGTTTAGCTTTAATCTTCTTAAACAAGTCTAA